One Rhinolophus sinicus isolate RSC01 linkage group LG06, ASM3656204v1, whole genome shotgun sequence DNA window includes the following coding sequences:
- the SLN gene encoding sarcolipin translates to MEHSTRELCLNFTIVLITVILMWLLVRSYQY, encoded by the coding sequence ATGGAACACTCCACCCGGGAGCTGTGTCTCAACTTCACCATTGTCCTGATCACGGTTATCCTCATGTGGCTCCTTGTGAGGTCCTATCAGTACTGA